The Sylvia atricapilla isolate bSylAtr1 chromosome 5, bSylAtr1.pri, whole genome shotgun sequence genome includes a window with the following:
- the CD9 gene encoding LOW QUALITY PROTEIN: CD9 antigen (The sequence of the model RefSeq protein was modified relative to this genomic sequence to represent the inferred CDS: deleted 2 bases in 2 codons; substituted 1 base at 1 genomic stop codon), with protein MPVKGGTKCIKYLLFAFNFIFWLAGTAVLAIGLWLHFDSQTKSVFELESDTKFYTGVYILIGAGALMMLVGFLGCCGASQESQCMLGLFVFFFLLXFFALEIAAGIWGFSNKEKIIDELKGVLLGHLQKRTQTTARDTLKAFQFTLNCCGITGVLEQQFMDTCPSKTLAESFSIKSCPDAIDYVFQSKFNVIGAVGLGIAVMMIVGMIFSMVLCCAIRREREMV; from the exons ATGCCCGTCAAAGGAGGCACTAAGTGCATTAAGTACCTGCTCTTCGCCTTCAACTTCATCTTCTGG CttgcagggacagcagtgctTGCAATTGGACTATGGCTT CACTTTGATTCACAGACCAAAAGCGTCTTTGAACTGGAATCTGACACAAAGTTTTACACAG GTGTTTATATCCTTATTGGAGCTGGTGCCCTTATGATGCTGGTTGGTTTCTTGGGATGTTGTGGTGCATCACAGGAATCTCAGTGTATGCTTGGCCTG TT tgtcttcttcttccttttgtgattttttgcCCTTGAAATTGCTGCTGGCATCTGGGgattttcaaataaagaaaag aTAATTGATGAGTTAAAGGGAGTTCTACTTGGACACTTACAAAAGAGAACTCAGACGACTGCCAGAGACACCCTGAAAGCATTTCAGTTCACT CTAAATTGCTGTGGCATTACTGGAGTTCTGGAGCAGCAGTTCATGGACACTTGTCCATCAAAG ACACTGGCTGAGTCATTCTCTATCAAG TCCTGCCCTGATGCCATTGACTATGTCTTCCAATCCAAATTCAATGTCATTGGAGCAGTTGGCCTTGGCATTGCTGTAATGATG atTGTTGGCATGATCTTCAGTATGGTTCTGTGCTGTGCCATCCGCAGGGAAAGAGAGATGGTCTAA